Within Burkholderia latens, the genomic segment GGCCTTGCTGTTGTTCGCCGCCGTGCGGCCGGTCGCGGTGCTGCTGACGCTCACCGGCTCACGCGCGACACACGCACAGCGGCGGCTGATGGGATGGTTCGGGATCCGCGGAATCGGCTCGTTCTACTACCTGCTGTTCGCGCTCGAACACGCGCCGTCGAGCGCGGTGCGCCCGCTTGCGGCGCCGGTGCTGGCCGTCGTCTGCGCGTCGGTGATCGTGCATGGCGTGTCCGCGACACCGCTGATGGAGTGGTACTACCGCCTCCAGCATCGCCGCCGCTGAGCGCGTCACGAGCGGCCCAGCCGCGCGCGCATTTGCGCGGTGATCCGCTGGCGCGTGTCGTCGTAGCCTTCCCACGGGTCGCGCTTCAACCGGTCGACGCGTTCGTGCAGCGTGTCGATCGTCCATTGGTCGCCGCCGGTCGTGTCGGACACCTCGTCCCAGCGCAGCGGCACGGACACGCCCATTCCGGGCCGCGCGCGCACCGAGTACGCGGCGATCGTGCTCGCGCCGCGGCCGTTGCGCAGGTAGTCGATGAAGATCTTGCCGCGCCGGTGACGCGGCCCCATCGTCGCAGTGAAACGGTCGGGCAGTGCACCGGCCACGTGCTGCGCGACCGCGCGCGAGAAGTCCTTCACGTCGTCCCACCCCATGTGCCGCGTGATCGGCACGACGACGTGCAGCCCCTTGCCGCCGCTCGTCTTGCAGAACGATACGAGCCCCAGCTCGTCGAGCAACCCGCGCACGAGCTGCGCGGCCTCGATCATCGTGCTCCACGGCAGCGCCGGATCCGGATCGAGATCGAACACGATCCGGTCCGGCCGCTCGATGTTCGACGCATGCGCGTTCCACGTGTGCAGTTCGATCGTGCCCATCTGCGCGGCGCCGAGCAGCGCGTCGACACTGTCGAGCGACAGCAGCGGACCATGCCCGGGGTCGAGCCCTTCGTGTTGCGTGACGAACGGAATCTCGCGGCGCTCCGCGTGCTTCTGGAAGAACAGTTCGCCGGTGATGTCGCCCGGCGCGCGCACCAGCGACACCGGGCGGCCCTTCAGATCGCGCAGCAGCCACGGCGCGACCCACTGCCAGTAACGCGCGAGATCGATCTTGCGCGTGCCGCTGTGCGGGTCGATCACACGATCGGGATGGGTGATGCGCACGCGGCCGAGCTGGGTGGGACCGCCGACCTCCTCCGCGCCGGTCGCGGCGCGCGAGGGCGTGCGCGTCCGTGCGTTGGGCTTGCTATCGTCCGCGTCGCGCGCCGCGCGCGATGCGGGCTTGCGCTTGCCGTCATCCGTGGTCTCACGCTGATCCATCGCTACCTCCTGTTCCGCGGTTTCCGTATGCCTCGGCACTTCGCGCACGATTTGCGACGCCGGCTTGTCTTCGCGCAGCGCGATGAACGCGGCCTGCCGCACGATGCCGTCACCGGTCCATTCGGCGAATTCGCATTCGGCGACGAGCGTCGGCTCGATCCAGTGCACCGGCGTGCGCGAGCGCTCGCGCGGCGGCGGATCGAACGGCGTCGTCGCGCGCTCGTGCTTGCGCAGGATCGCCGCGAGCTTGTCGAGCATCCGCGTATCGAAGCCCGTGCCGACCCGGCCGACGTAGCGCAGCGGCCCGGGCCCGCGCGAGCGCTTGCCGCTGCCCGACGGTTCGTGCACGCCGAGCAGCAACGCGCCGAAGCCGCTGCGGCTGCCCGACGGCTCGGTGTAGCCGCCGATCACGAACTCCTGCCTGCGCCGGCATTTGAGCTTGATCCATGCGGGCGAACGGCCGGCGCGATAGCGCGAGTCCGCGCGCTTGCCGATCAGGCCTTCGAGGCCCGTGTCGCACGCGCTCGCGATGAGTGACGCGACGTCTTCGCCGAGATCGGGCGAGAAACGCAGCCGCGCCGGGTCGCTGTCGGCGAGCAACGGTTCGAGCAATGCGCGGCGCGAGGTGAGCGGCGCGTCGCGCAAGTCGTAACCGTCGAGATAGGGCAGATC encodes:
- the ligD gene encoding DNA ligase D, with amino-acid sequence MAGKLDPYRRKRHFDATPEPEGAHGRRRTKAAAKPDARAAARKPRPLRFVIQEHHARRLHYDFRLELDGTLKSWAVPKGPSFDPAVKRLAVHVEDHPLEYASFEGEIPAGHYGAGSVVVWDEGTWTPDGGLAHAREGYRAGKLTFRLDGHKLHGGWALVRSGRQEGRQEQWLLIKERDDDARSADEFDVVGERPGSVHDGGVSAASAGADGSEKRTRGSPRGRNGKAGTDGTDGKSDAAPARKRGTRAGRREEGRDRDAGADGKRPAGPSAVDGAVRAPLPERVAPQLATLVDAPPTQDGWCYELKFDGYRMLARISGKGTRRRVTLMTREGRDWTAKLGAQRDALAALDVDEAWLDGEAVVLGPNGLPSFQALQNALGAGRSDEITLFVFDLPYLDGYDLRDAPLTSRRALLEPLLADSDPARLRFSPDLGEDVASLIASACDTGLEGLIGKRADSRYRAGRSPAWIKLKCRRRQEFVIGGYTEPSGSRSGFGALLLGVHEPSGSGKRSRGPGPLRYVGRVGTGFDTRMLDKLAAILRKHERATTPFDPPPRERSRTPVHWIEPTLVAECEFAEWTGDGIVRQAAFIALREDKPASQIVREVPRHTETAEQEVAMDQRETTDDGKRKPASRAARDADDSKPNARTRTPSRAATGAEEVGGPTQLGRVRITHPDRVIDPHSGTRKIDLARYWQWVAPWLLRDLKGRPVSLVRAPGDITGELFFQKHAERREIPFVTQHEGLDPGHGPLLSLDSVDALLGAAQMGTIELHTWNAHASNIERPDRIVFDLDPDPALPWSTMIEAAQLVRGLLDELGLVSFCKTSGGKGLHVVVPITRHMGWDDVKDFSRAVAQHVAGALPDRFTATMGPRHRRGKIFIDYLRNGRGASTIAAYSVRARPGMGVSVPLRWDEVSDTTGGDQWTIDTLHERVDRLKRDPWEGYDDTRQRITAQMRARLGRS